The following proteins come from a genomic window of Triticum aestivum cultivar Chinese Spring chromosome 6A, IWGSC CS RefSeq v2.1, whole genome shotgun sequence:
- the LOC123129272 gene encoding protein Rf1, mitochondrial, whose translation MDDAMSQYNQMITEGLLPGIIVFTPLISGFCSCGKWEKVPELFSEMLDRGICPNTVFFNTIMDRLCKNGRVMEAQDLFDLMVHMGVKPDVCTYNTLIGGYLFVGKMDEVRKLLDNMVSIGLKPDVITYSILIDGYSKNGRIDDALVFSREMLAGKVKPCVITFNIMIGALLKCGRKAETKDLFDGIWANGLVPDVITYSLMIQKLIEEGSLQESDDLFLSMEKNGCVADSHMLNAIVRSLLRKGEVPRAGTYLSKIDERVFTLEASTCFRGERPRI comes from the coding sequence ATGGATGATGCTATGTCCCAATACAATCAAATGATAACTGAAGGATTACTCCCTGGTATCATTGTTTTCACCCCCCTTATTAGTGGTTTCTGTTCTTGTGGCAAATGGGAGAAGGTTCCTGAACTATTTTCTGAGATGTTGGATCGCGGCATCTGTCCCAACACAGTGTTCTTCAACACAATTATGGATCGCCTTTGCAAAAATGGAAGGGTTATGGAAGCCCAGGATCTCTTCGACCTGATGGTACACATGGGTGTGAAGCCTGATGTGTGTACTTATAACACACTGATAGGTGGATACTTGTTCGTTGGTAAGATGGATGAAGTAAGGAAGTTACTTGACAATATGGTCTCAATTGGCTTGAAACCAGATGTTATCACATATAGCATACTGATTGATGGTTACTCTAAGAATGGAAGGATAGATGATGCATTGGTTTTTTCCAGGGAAATGTTGGCCGGGAAGGTTAAGCCTTGTGTTATCACTTTTAATATTATGATTGGTGCATTGCTTAAATGTGGCAGGAAGGCAGAAACCAAAGATTTGTTTGATGGTATCTGGGCCAACGGATTAGTGCCCGACGTTATTACATATAGCTTAATGATACAAAAACTTATTGAAGAAGGTTCTCTACAAGAGTCTGATGATCTATTCCTTTCTATGGAGAAGAATGGATGTGTTGCCGACTCCCATATGCTAAATGCTATAGTTAGAAGCTTACTTCGGAAAGGGGAGGTGCCCAGGGCTGGGACTTATCTATCTAAAATTGATGAGAGGGTGTTCACCCTTGAAGCTTCCACTTGCTTCAGGGGGGAAAGGCCAAGAATATAA